Below is a genomic region from Paenibacillus rhizovicinus.
TCGGTTTGACCGGACGGGACGCTCATGATGCCCGCCCGAATGGCCTCGGCGACGAAGGATGCGGTATATACCATTAGCCCGACCGTGCCGCATACGAATCCGCTTAACGTCACTCCAAGCGAAGGCAAGCCCAAGTAAAACACGAAAACGACCAGCAGCAGCGGTATGTTCCGAATGAACTCGACGTAAGCCGTCCCGAGCCACCGCAGCGGCCTGACGGACGAAATGCGGAATACGGCGATGATCGTCCCGAGCGCGAAGCTGCCGAGCAAGGCAATGACGCTTGCCCAGATCGTGTTGCCAAACCCTTTCATGTAGATTCCGAAATGATCCGTAAAAATCGATAGATCCGGCATGCTATCCCCTCCCGCTGTTCCCGATATGCAGAAGATGGGCGGCACTTGGCCGCCCATCCTACTTGTCGCAACGCCGGCGTCTAATCCCCGGATGGAGATTGGCCGATCCATTTCTCGTAAATCTTGTCGTACTCGCCATTGTCGTGCAGCTTCTTCAATCCTTCGTTGACGCTGTTCAGCAGATCGGTTTCGCCTTTCTTGATCGCGATGCCGTATGGCTCGTCGGTGAACGGTTCGCCGACAACCTCGTAGCCCGGATCCTGAACGGCCATGCCGTACAGAATCGCGTTGTCGGTCGTCAGCGTGTCGCCCTGGCCGGCTTTAAGCGCGCTAAACGCGTCCTGATAGTTGTCGAACTCCAGGATGGACGCATCCGGCACTTTCGCTTTGATATTGTCGACAGAGGTCGAGCCTTTGACGGCCAGCACTTTCGTGCCTTTCTTGATGTCGTCGATGCTCTTGATCGCGCTCCCTTTCTTCACGAGGAGAGACTGCCCCGCCTTGAAGTACACGTCGGAGAAATCGACTTCCTTCTTGCGCTCGTCCGTAATCGTCATCGTGGCGACGATCATATCGATGTCGTTATTATTGAGCATCGGAATGCGCGTCTTGGACGTGACCTCCTTAAGCTCGAGCTTGGTCTCGTCGCCGAGAATGTCCTTGGCGAGCGCTTTGGCGATGTCGACGTCGAAGCCTTCGACGCTGCCGCTCGCCGGATCCTTCAGGCCGAACAGCTTGGTATCGTACTTGACGCCGACGACGAGCTTCCCCCGGCTCTGTATGTCGCCAAGCGCCGACTTCGTTTCCTCCGTGCTCCCGCATCCGGCCAGTGCGGCCGTGGCAAGCAGCGCCATGATGATGCCGACCGTCATCCAGCTTCTTCTCTTCATGATTTCAAACTCCTCTCCATATTGGAATTGCGCACGCGTGCAAGCCGTTAATGGCGCAGCACGCGATTGAGAAACAGTCGTGCCCTTTCTTCCCGCGGCTGCTCGAAGAATTCCTCCGGCGGAGCGACTTCGACAATCTGTCCTTTATCCATGAAAACGACGCGGTCCGCCACTTCCCGCGCGAATCCCATCTCGTGCGTGACGACGACCATCGTCATCCCTTCATGCGCCAAGGTCTTCATGACGTCCAGCACCTCGCCGACCATTTCCGGGTCGAGCGCGGAGGTCGGTTCGTCGAAGAGCATGATCTTCGGCTTCATGGCCAGCGCTCTGGCGATAGCCACCCGCTGCTGCTGACCGCCCGACAGCTGCGAGGGGAACGCTTCCGCTTTGTCCCCGATGCCGACTTTCTCCAGGTACATTCTGGCCGTCTCCGCCGCTTGCGGCTTCGGGACGCCGAGTGCCTTCATCGGTGCCAGCGTAATATTATCGATCACTTTCATATGGGGATAGAGATTGAAGTGCTGGAACACCATGCCGATTTCCCGCCGCAGCTTGTTGATATCGGCTTGCTTATCGGTGACGTCGACTCCGTTTACGGACAGTCCGCCGCTCGTGATCGTCTCTAGCCGGTTTATGCAGCGGAGGAGCGTGCTCTTCCCCGATCCGGACGGGCCGACCACGACGACGACTTCGCCCTGCGCGATCCGCAGCTCGATGCCTTTCAGTACATGAAAATCGCCAAAATGCTTTTCGACTTGCTGAAATTCGATCATCGCAATCCCCTTTCCCCGTTACTTTGCGTCTCTCGGATGGACGGGTCATGTTGGTTCCCATATGTTGTAGACAACTATAACGGGAACCTACGCAATCCTAACGAATCCGACATGAAATTCATCATTATTTTCCAAGCGCTTGTCCGGCTTCCATCCTGAGACATCCCGTAGAAGCCCGGCAAATCAAAAAAGCCGCCCGTATTAACCGGCAGCTTCAGATTGCAGAGAAACCCACGTTTTTTCAAAACGGCGGGTTTCTCTTATTTAATTCTGGTTTAACATTAGGGCTTCGGAGAGCGATTCACCCGTCGAAGCCCTCCTTTAAGGCCTGGGCAGCCTGCGGCTGCACCCAATACACTACAATACCAGAAAAGCAGTGAAACCGGAGCATGTACTGTACCCGGTACACTACATTACCGGAAAACCGGCAAATCCGGGGCATGTACTGTACCAGAGTCGCCGAATAAATACAGAAGTGCCGAAAAGTCCGCTGGACTTTCTCGACACTCTTAAGCTGCCGTATAAACCGGCAGCTTGACTTTCGTCTATTTCATCTTTTCGTTGTCTATTTCGTAAATTTCTAATCAATCCCGTGACAAGTATTGATCGTCGCTCACTTTCTCCAGCCATTCAACGGCCTTGCCATCCAAGCGTTCTTGAATGGCGATATGGGTCATAGCCGTGGTCGGCGATGCCCCGTGCCAATGTTTCTCGCCTGGCGGGAACCAAACGACGTCGCCGGGATTGATTTCCTCGATTCGGCCGCCTTCCCGTTGGACCCGTCCGTGTCCCGCGGTTACGATCAGCGTTTGTCCCAGCGGGTGCGTATGCCATGCTGTTCGCGCCCCGGGCTCGAACGTAACAGCCGCTGCAGCGACGCGCGCCGGATCAGCTGCTTCAATCAAAGGATCGATGCGAACCGTACCGGTAAAGTAATCAAAAGGTCCTTTGCCTGATGGCTGTGATCCAATTCTTCTGATTTCCATTATTCAACTACCTCCATGAACATAATAAATTCGTGAAAATGAACGGTCTTTCGCCCTACAACGTGGAAATGTCGATCACGCAGCGGTAGCGTACCTCACTGCGCAAGATTCGTCCATACGCTTCGTCTACTTGATCGGCACGGATGATTTCGATTTGCGGCGCAATGCCGTGCTCGGCTGCAAAATCAAGCATCTCCTGCGTCTCGGGCAGCCCGCCCACCAAGGAACCTGCAATGCTGCGGCGGCTCATGATCAGGGAGAAAACTTGATAGTGGCTTGGTTCCGCCGGCGCACCTACGTTCACAAGCGTGCCGTCAACGCGCAGCAGCGATAAATATTGATCCACGTCGATCGCGGCGGACACCGTATTCAGAATCAGATCGAAACGGCCGGCAAGCGTGCGAAACGTTTCAGGATCCAGGGTGGAATAGTAGTGATCGGCCCCGAAGCGCAAGGCTTCGGTTTCTTTATCGCTCGCCCGGCTTAGGACGGTCACTTCCGCTCCCATGGCATGCGCGAACTGGATCGCCACATGGCCAAGACCGCCCATCCCGAGTATCGCCACTCTTTTCCCCGGACATGCATGCCAGCGCTTCAACGGCGAGTAAGTGGTGATGCCAGCGCACAATAGCGGACTGGCCGCCTCCAGCGCCATGCCATCCGGAATGTGCACGACGAACCTTTCCGTGACGACGATGGCTTGGCTATAACCGCCATAGGTGGGTTGACCTTCATAATCCAGCGAGTTATAGGTAGCGACGAAACCTTTCGCACAATGCTGCTCTTCACCGCGAAGGCAGTATTCGCACGCTCCTCATGAATCCACGTAACAGCCTACGCCGACCCGATCGCCGACGGCGAATTTCGTAACCTGATCCCCGACCGCGGTGACAATCCCGGTGATTTCATGACCGGGCACCATGGGGAAGATCCCTCCGGCCCAGTCTCCGTGCGCGCTATGAATATCGGAATGGCAAATGCCGCTGAACTTAATATCGATCGCAACATCGTCCGGCCGTAATCGGCGCCTTTCGATGGTCGTTTTCTCGAATGCCGCTTTGGCAGCGGAAACGCTTAATACGCGTGTGGTACACATGAAGCCACTCTCCTTGTCCTTATCGCATTCGGTTCGCGTAATCAAATCGAATTGATTAATGAACACATGTCTATTATTATATTAGGAGCCGCGTAACCGCAATGGTTAATGCAGCGGGATCTGTTCATTACTCAACACATAAGCGAAATATGTCGCGTATCTTAGAAAGTTTGGTGGGTAAACGATGGCTAAAGTGGACCGGAGAATTCTTAAAACGCAGGAAGCGTTGAAAAAAGCGATGCTCGAACTGATGACGGAGAAAAATTTCGACGATATCACCATTCAGGATCTGGCCGACCGCGCAAACGTAAATCGCGGAACCATATATCTCCATTACCAGGACAAATTCGATTTATTGGATAAACTCATCGAAGCCCATTTGCACGAGCTGGGAGCGATGAACGAATGGGCTTGCGAGCTGGATTGGAAGGATGCGCTCGTTCCTTACTTCGAATTCTTCGAGCGCAATTATTTGTTTTATTCCACCATGTTAACGAGCAAAGAAGCGCCGTCATCGTTCAGAGTCCGGCTTCTCGCTTCGTTCATGGAAGGCTTCAAAGGCGAGATCGACAGGGATTCCGGAAGAAATTCGGATTTAAACGACGATGTCATGCTGCAATACTCGGGCACCGCCTATGTAGGCGTGATCGAGTGGTGGATCAAGAATGGCATGCCTTATCCGGCCAAGGATATGGCTAAGCAAGTAGGCACTTTATTGGGAAGAAGCTTATAGGCGGCGCCTGCCACAAGAATAAAAAAGCAGAGGGCAATGAAGCTCCCTCTGCTTGGCGCGAAGATTGGATTACCGATCCATGATAAGCTTAAAACCCTGTATTGCCATTCAAGACCGGCACCACCAAGCTGTTCGCATTCGTATAATTCGACAGCGCATTGCCGGAAGCCACGTTGAAATTAAACTGCGTTCGTCCGCCGCTGTCCCCGTAAGAGGTATTGTCGATGTGAATGCCTTCCGTCTCGCCGTTCGTAATCGTATTGAGCTCGACGCGAACGTTCTGCATCGGATTGACGTCAAGCCAGAACTGAATGGAAGCATGGTTATGGCCCGTGTGACCCGCTTTATTGATCGTGTTGCGCTGGAACTTGAGGCCGCTGATCGTATAAGAGGGCTTCGTCGGCTCGACCGGCTCCGTCGTAATAATCATGCCCGCAAGATAGGTGCTGTCGATGTAGTTATCCCGGTACGTCAACGAGTTGCCGCCCACATCGGACATGCCCCGCCCCCAATAGCTGGCGATGATCGTGTTGAACTGCGCCACGTTATTCTGAGCGACGTTCGCGAAGTTCATGAGATTGACCTGCGCGACGCCATCGTCGCCAAGCCCCCGCATGAAGTTGTTTTGGGCTACGTTGCCGGAATTTCCGTCGTCGCCCCAATGGATGCCGTCGAAATACGTGTTGTACAGCCTTACGTTCTGAATGGTCGAGTTCTTCCAATCGGTCCACCCTTCCAAGCATCCCATATGCTCTGCCCAT
It encodes:
- a CDS encoding amino acid ABC transporter permease; this translates as MPDLSIFTDHFGIYMKGFGNTIWASVIALLGSFALGTIIAVFRISSVRPLRWLGTAYVEFIRNIPLLLVVFVFYLGLPSLGVTLSGFVCGTVGLMVYTASFVAEAIRAGIMSVPSGQTEAARASGLSYMQTMRHVVLPQAIRIVIPPLSNQFINLVKNSSILGVFAGFDLMYSGDQVAGKTYATFDTYIFVAALYLVLTLPLSFAALRLERKLAKNGY
- a CDS encoding transporter substrate-binding domain-containing protein, whose translation is MMKRRSWMTVGIIMALLATAALAGCGSTEETKSALGDIQSRGKLVVGVKYDTKLFGLKDPASGSVEGFDVDIAKALAKDILGDETKLELKEVTSKTRIPMLNNNDIDMIVATMTITDERKKEVDFSDVYFKAGQSLLVKKGSAIKSIDDIKKGTKVLAVKGSTSVDNIKAKVPDASILEFDNYQDAFSALKAGQGDTLTTDNAILYGMAVQDPGYEVVGEPFTDEPYGIAIKKGETDLLNSVNEGLKKLHDNGEYDKIYEKWIGQSPSGD
- a CDS encoding amino acid ABC transporter ATP-binding protein; its protein translation is MIEFQQVEKHFGDFHVLKGIELRIAQGEVVVVVGPSGSGKSTLLRCINRLETITSGGLSVNGVDVTDKQADINKLRREIGMVFQHFNLYPHMKVIDNITLAPMKALGVPKPQAAETARMYLEKVGIGDKAEAFPSQLSGGQQQRVAIARALAMKPKIMLFDEPTSALDPEMVGEVLDVMKTLAHEGMTMVVVTHEMGFAREVADRVVFMDKGQIVEVAPPEEFFEQPREERARLFLNRVLRH
- a CDS encoding (R)-mandelonitrile lyase produces the protein MEIRRIGSQPSGKGPFDYFTGTVRIDPLIEAADPARVAAAAVTFEPGARTAWHTHPLGQTLIVTAGHGRVQREGGRIEEINPGDVVWFPPGEKHWHGASPTTAMTHIAIQERLDGKAVEWLEKVSDDQYLSRD
- a CDS encoding TetR/AcrR family transcriptional regulator codes for the protein MAKVDRRILKTQEALKKAMLELMTEKNFDDITIQDLADRANVNRGTIYLHYQDKFDLLDKLIEAHLHELGAMNEWACELDWKDALVPYFEFFERNYLFYSTMLTSKEAPSSFRVRLLASFMEGFKGEIDRDSGRNSDLNDDVMLQYSGTAYVGVIEWWIKNGMPYPAKDMAKQVGTLLGRSL